One part of the Luteibacter yeojuensis genome encodes these proteins:
- a CDS encoding O-antigen translocase has protein sequence MSFVRSGAYAAAGTAARLLAALLVVKLVASFAGPAGVGRLGQFISLMSLLAVFAGGGIGSAVVKYVAEYREDGVRLSRLLSAALWYALLASCAMGLVTWVFSARIAAWLLGDASYASLVRVLAFAQLGVAVLNYILAVVNGFMDVRRLALIQVAGSLLAMLAALALSRWLHLYGALLSLVLGQVLWLVVGLPAWWRSPYFSRGMLRMRFDREMTGRLAAFSTMTLTSALVPPLVNIAVRDDLASRFGWTQVGYWQAVTRVSDAYLLFLVTAINIYYLPRLAAAKEKAPLVAALGEAWRYLLPAVTLVAACIYPLRDTVTRVLFSGDFAAANALYAPQLLGDVLKIASFVLAYLMLAKAMTRLFVVSELVFAGTYFLLVHVFTAHFGLIGAMYAFAANYAIYLVFNLVVARRYLGAL, from the coding sequence ATGAGCTTCGTCCGCTCCGGCGCGTATGCGGCTGCCGGCACCGCGGCGCGCCTGCTCGCGGCGCTGCTGGTGGTAAAGCTCGTCGCGTCGTTCGCGGGGCCCGCCGGCGTGGGGCGCCTTGGCCAGTTCATCAGCCTGATGTCGCTGCTGGCGGTGTTCGCCGGCGGAGGGATCGGATCGGCCGTCGTGAAATACGTGGCGGAGTACCGCGAGGACGGCGTCCGGCTTTCGCGTCTCCTGTCGGCGGCGCTGTGGTACGCGTTGCTGGCGTCCTGTGCAATGGGTCTGGTCACGTGGGTGTTCAGCGCAAGGATCGCGGCATGGCTTCTCGGCGACGCGAGCTATGCGAGTCTCGTCCGCGTCCTTGCCTTCGCGCAGCTCGGTGTCGCGGTCCTCAACTACATCCTCGCCGTCGTGAACGGCTTCATGGACGTACGCCGGCTCGCGCTCATCCAGGTCGCGGGCTCGTTGCTGGCGATGCTGGCCGCACTCGCGCTGTCGCGTTGGCTGCATCTGTACGGTGCGTTGCTTTCGCTGGTGCTGGGCCAGGTGCTGTGGCTGGTCGTGGGTCTGCCCGCATGGTGGCGCAGCCCCTACTTCAGCAGGGGCATGCTGCGCATGCGCTTCGATCGCGAGATGACCGGAAGGCTGGCGGCGTTCTCCACGATGACGCTGACCTCGGCCCTGGTGCCGCCACTGGTCAACATCGCCGTGCGCGACGATCTCGCCAGCCGTTTCGGCTGGACGCAGGTGGGCTACTGGCAGGCCGTGACGCGCGTCTCGGATGCCTACCTGCTCTTCCTTGTCACGGCGATCAACATCTACTACCTGCCGCGGCTGGCGGCGGCGAAGGAAAAGGCTCCCCTGGTCGCCGCCCTAGGCGAGGCGTGGCGTTACCTGCTGCCGGCGGTGACGCTGGTGGCCGCCTGCATTTACCCGCTGCGCGACACGGTCACGCGGGTGCTGTTCAGCGGCGACTTCGCCGCGGCCAACGCGCTGTATGCGCCGCAGTTGCTGGGCGACGTGCTGAAGATCGCTTCCTTCGTGCTGGCCTACCTGATGCTGGCCAAGGCGATGACGCGCCTGTTCGTCGTTTCCGAACTGGTTTTCGCAGGCACTTACTTCCTTCTCGTCCACGTCTTCACCGCGCACTTCGGGCTCATCGGGGCGATGTACGCGTTCGCCGCGAACTACGCGATCTACCTGGTCTTCAACCTCGTGGTGGCGCGGCGCTACCTGGGAGCCCTCTGA
- a CDS encoding RHS repeat-associated core domain-containing protein, translating to MQDVAGMKTCGDQLQVHPFGQRSKYIAGQTTVSLHDEAGHWLGDYDGAGRPIRQVAWLDDLPLAAIDGNAIRDIQTDHLGTPRVVIDRTTDKAIWTWSIVGDAFGSDAPNEDPDGDGTKYVFDMRFPGQRYDAVTKLFQNGWRDYDPLGGRYIQSDPIGLAGGISTYAYVGSNPYARIDPTGLFNLLVGGNLTFIPAGGGGVGGGFYLSYTAEQGLDFGVYGSVKGGIGAEIGAGLSAGYVPGDASNISGTSLDASISGGVFSGTVGGAVSQPTYASYSVGLGIGLPAGASLSATKTSHASALNGLRWVGKKLGFGNGCD from the coding sequence ATGCAAGATGTCGCAGGGATGAAAACATGTGGAGATCAACTACAGGTACACCCATTCGGCCAGCGGTCGAAGTACATCGCTGGACAAACCACCGTCTCCCTGCACGACGAGGCCGGCCATTGGCTCGGCGACTACGACGGCGCCGGCCGCCCGATCCGCCAGGTCGCCTGGCTGGACGATTTGCCGCTGGCGGCCATCGACGGCAACGCCATCCGCGACATCCAGACCGACCACCTGGGCACACCACGCGTGGTCATCGACCGCACGACGGACAAAGCCATCTGGACCTGGTCGATCGTCGGCGATGCGTTTGGCAGCGATGCGCCCAATGAAGATCCCGATGGCGACGGCACGAAGTACGTCTTCGACATGCGCTTCCCAGGACAGCGCTACGACGCGGTGACCAAGCTCTTCCAGAACGGCTGGCGCGATTACGATCCGTTGGGTGGGCGATATATCCAGAGCGATCCGATCGGGCTCGCGGGTGGGATTTCGACCTATGCCTATGTGGGGAGCAATCCGTATGCGCGGATTGACCCAACTGGTCTGTTCAATCTCTTGGTAGGAGGAAATCTCACGTTTATCCCTGCTGGCGGCGGTGGTGTCGGGGGAGGATTCTATCTCAGTTACACCGCAGAACAGGGGCTAGACTTCGGGGTTTATGGGTCAGTGAAAGGCGGCATCGGAGCCGAGATTGGAGCTGGATTGAGCGCAGGATATGTGCCCGGCGACGCATCGAATATCAGTGGAACCTCTCTTGACGCCTCCATATCCGGAGGGGTGTTCTCCGGCACAGTGGGTGGAGCCGTGAGTCAGCCGACCTATGCAAGTTATAGCGTCGGTCTTGGCATTGGATTGCCCGCGGGAGCATCACTGAGCGCTACGAAAACTTCTCACGCAAGCGCTCTCAATGGGCTGCGATGGGTCGGGAAGAAGCTTGGTTTCGGCAACGGTTGCGATTGA
- a CDS encoding sugar 3,4-ketoisomerase has translation MDIQPILLQTHGDSRGMLIALEQERNVPFPIRRVYYLFATNADVHRGMHAHRHLNQLAVAVRGRVTILLDDGTGPTEVVLDDPTKGLLLGSMVWRDLHDFSDDCVLMVLADQLYDPADYITNYDEFLNEVRGDARLGGTGW, from the coding sequence ATGGACATCCAACCGATCCTCCTGCAGACGCATGGCGACAGTCGCGGCATGCTCATCGCGCTCGAGCAGGAGCGGAACGTGCCTTTCCCCATCAGGCGTGTGTACTACCTCTTCGCGACGAACGCCGACGTGCATCGCGGCATGCATGCGCACCGGCACCTGAACCAGCTCGCCGTGGCCGTGCGCGGCCGCGTCACCATCCTCCTGGACGACGGCACGGGACCGACCGAAGTGGTCCTGGACGATCCCACCAAAGGGCTGCTCCTCGGCAGCATGGTGTGGCGCGACCTTCACGATTTCAGCGACGACTGCGTGCTGATGGTCCTGGCCGACCAGCTCTACGATCCGGCCGACTACATCACCAACTACGATGAATTCCTCAACGAGGTACGCGGCGACGCGAGGCTCGGGGGTACCGGATGGTGA
- a CDS encoding Wzz/FepE/Etk N-terminal domain-containing protein: MANDDEIYLIDMWRIVVREWRWFIGVGVLVLAATFAYLHHARSQWEATAWIQIGQMGFAPAGQDPHVEAFSRTVERLETRAFQDDVLKSIGVPVDAPAGALYRRSMRIEQLAYANLVKLSVRGYSAEDAKQLATATATVLHAVHAEIGARPTALAKERLDELDANLKQAQADRDRLVAEATGRGDAAAVAAVALASSNDDIRELEHARADLATRQLANYTYQTSMAWPVYVPKDRVLPNIVLTGGIGFLAAAFLASMAAVARHALRRRTA, translated from the coding sequence ATGGCCAACGACGACGAAATCTATCTGATCGACATGTGGCGCATCGTCGTCCGCGAGTGGCGCTGGTTCATCGGCGTCGGCGTCCTCGTGCTCGCGGCCACGTTCGCCTACCTTCACCATGCACGCAGCCAGTGGGAGGCCACCGCCTGGATCCAGATCGGCCAGATGGGCTTCGCACCGGCGGGACAGGATCCTCATGTCGAAGCGTTCTCGCGTACCGTGGAACGGCTGGAGACGCGGGCATTCCAGGACGACGTGCTGAAAAGCATCGGCGTGCCCGTGGACGCGCCGGCTGGGGCGCTCTACCGCCGCAGCATGCGGATCGAGCAACTGGCTTACGCCAATCTCGTCAAGCTCAGCGTCCGCGGCTATTCGGCGGAGGACGCGAAGCAGCTCGCCACCGCCACGGCGACCGTGCTCCACGCCGTGCACGCGGAGATCGGCGCCAGGCCGACCGCGCTCGCCAAGGAGCGCCTCGACGAACTGGACGCGAACCTGAAACAGGCACAAGCCGATCGCGACCGGCTCGTCGCGGAAGCGACGGGCAGGGGCGACGCCGCCGCGGTGGCCGCGGTGGCCCTGGCCAGCAGCAATGACGACATCCGCGAACTCGAGCATGCCCGGGCCGACCTGGCCACCCGCCAGCTCGCCAATTACACCTACCAGACGTCGATGGCCTGGCCGGTCTACGTGCCGAAGGACCGGGTGCTCCCCAACATCGTGCTCACGGGCGGCATTGGATTCCTCGCCGCCGCTTTCCTCGCCTCGATGGCCGCCGTGGCCCGCCATGCGCTGCGCCGGCGCACGGCCTGA
- a CDS encoding cytochrome b — MDRDEPVPTRPRTLVALHWLTVLCVLTAATLVLVRDELDGRAVRAWLLEGHRHAGLLVLLLFGARVGLRIRYGKLQPGGNHPKIVRICAAITHVALYALLLAQPLLGWAMSSAAGEDVHFFGLTLPALVGENEDLADALQSWHIDAAWALLVLVTLHLGAALWHHFVLRDHTLRMMLPRRHR; from the coding sequence ATGGACAGAGACGAACCGGTACCGACGCGCCCACGCACCCTGGTGGCGCTCCACTGGCTCACCGTCCTGTGTGTACTCACCGCGGCGACGCTGGTCCTGGTGCGAGACGAACTCGACGGTCGCGCGGTGCGCGCGTGGCTGCTGGAGGGCCACCGCCATGCCGGACTGCTGGTGCTCCTGCTGTTTGGCGCCCGGGTGGGGCTGCGCATCCGCTACGGCAAGCTGCAGCCGGGCGGCAACCATCCGAAGATCGTGCGCATCTGCGCGGCTATCACCCACGTCGCCCTCTATGCGCTGCTGCTCGCCCAGCCCCTCCTGGGCTGGGCGATGTCGAGCGCCGCGGGCGAGGACGTGCACTTTTTCGGCCTCACGCTGCCTGCGCTGGTGGGCGAAAACGAAGACCTGGCCGACGCGTTGCAGTCCTGGCACATCGATGCCGCCTGGGCCTTGCTGGTGCTCGTGACCCTGCACCTGGGCGCCGCGCTCTGGCACCACTTCGTGCTGCGCGACCACACGCTCCGAATGATGTTACCGAGGCGCCACCGCTGA
- a CDS encoding glycosyltransferase family 2 protein, whose amino-acid sequence MIDPPTMSMPLVSVLVPAYNHEAFVQHCLDSILADPYPAKEIVIIDDGSTDRTAERIEGWLSLHRDHIAVEYVSRGNKGIAATLNELAARAHGEFLRIGASDDYLLPGGSEALVRYLMAHPAKGAAIGDCVVVDGDGKKILDSGMCDLHGADKRLYLSDDGIRRAVISHWAIGGPVTMLRKGALETVARWTEGLRIDDWDLFLRLAARDAIGFIDVKVCAYRLHGANFSKTRHTATRIVNLTEAREVALRRVSMFAEPDRTRLRAEACRIGAKIAFLQGRLGRVAVHMTAYMALMALSKLRFGHARHRVGAA is encoded by the coding sequence ATGATCGATCCCCCGACGATGTCGATGCCGCTCGTTTCCGTGCTGGTCCCCGCGTACAACCACGAGGCTTTCGTGCAGCATTGCCTGGACAGCATCCTCGCCGATCCGTACCCGGCCAAGGAGATCGTCATCATCGACGACGGCTCGACCGACCGTACCGCCGAGCGGATCGAGGGATGGCTGTCGCTGCACCGCGACCACATCGCCGTGGAATACGTGAGCCGCGGGAACAAGGGCATCGCCGCCACGCTCAACGAGCTGGCGGCGCGTGCGCACGGTGAGTTCCTGCGCATCGGCGCCAGCGACGATTATCTCCTTCCCGGCGGTTCGGAAGCGCTCGTCCGTTACCTCATGGCCCATCCGGCCAAAGGTGCCGCCATCGGCGATTGCGTGGTCGTCGACGGCGACGGCAAGAAGATCCTGGACAGCGGCATGTGCGACCTGCATGGCGCCGACAAGCGCCTCTACCTGTCCGACGACGGTATCCGCCGCGCGGTGATCAGCCACTGGGCCATCGGCGGTCCGGTCACCATGCTGCGCAAGGGCGCGCTCGAAACCGTCGCGCGCTGGACGGAGGGACTGCGTATCGACGACTGGGACCTGTTCCTGCGCCTCGCCGCGCGCGACGCCATCGGCTTCATCGATGTGAAGGTCTGCGCATACCGCCTCCACGGCGCCAACTTCAGCAAGACCCGGCATACCGCCACCCGCATCGTGAACCTCACCGAGGCGCGCGAAGTGGCGCTGCGACGCGTCAGCATGTTCGCCGAGCCCGACCGCACGCGCCTGCGCGCCGAGGCCTGCCGCATCGGCGCGAAGATCGCGTTCCTGCAAGGCAGGCTGGGGCGGGTCGCCGTGCACATGACCGCCTACATGGCGCTGATGGCGCTGTCGAAGCTACGCTTCGGTCATGCCCGACACCGGGTGGGCGCCGCATGA
- a CDS encoding RHS repeat-associated core domain-containing protein — MPIHRSTHAHRATLAVAISFALVAGTAQAQETPEPFPAYRDGHLVPTPEGDEHHDGTLLASDVAQAADVWCASHSEYPGCVLKTHAEREIPGADGKHSAYSKLDITLELTDTQGRVSERVIDGGIGLVRSCPTDAILVTDAGGYLDNRERVTAQRAVACASPDALPKSASLGVPEESGANQCPIGNSPMVGNPLNPLTMSKIEQVVDYVGPTASGLTFGRTYHSGAFPLGGVDPKTGARYPAGARIGARWRHTYDRAFVRRPYYDGAGRVYGTALHLLREDGGETRFVKQGDTFVPAEGERGSLREHPEGGWMYTWADLTVERFDDQGRLRSRTDANGNTLTLHYDEITVGIGVRVTVLVRVSDRQGRELRLGYDRLGRVETVDTPDGRLNYSYSGDLLEGLDADLVKVGYPDGHAVAYLYDEPGLGGTPNHKLTGIVGQDGKRFATFRYDAYHRAVGSAHGEDTERTDLRVWDDTQIDIERPGRDGEHWSPTYANGVIRLGQREEDRRGHSVTRDFAYLGNLVTRQTDYLGVPTTYRYDRTRQLEVERTEAEGTPVARTVTTTWHPIFDKPTRIDRGATWTTFDYDARGNLVEQRDGGRADAGDDTTAPWPEERITRYTHDAAGRLLTVDGPQPGADDTTRYSYRLADAPGCASGGACDWRQGDLHTVTHPLGHVHTVLAYDAAGRVRTSTDANGVRTERTYDAMGRPLTVTLRARRDGTPSATDIVTRATYTAHGDLDTLTDPDGATLTHRYNAARRLIEQVDALGRTRRIERDAQGLIDNDRFNRADGTEDLHRAFRYDNDGVVERVMYNGSIIDYEVDANGRLLQRFGWFRSPALTRDARGRVARLTEGRGDEAAETTLTYDGTDQVKTVVDPKGLATAYLRNGLGDLLWRRSPDTGDTIFEPDAAGQPVRETPADARTLERAYDAAGRLTAVTYSDTAKTTFVYDQPELACAPDATFAVGRLSTVTDRDGRTSFCYDFAGRVVQKIQVTRGVRLELRYAYTPAGRLAAMTYPDGRTVTYTRDAAGQVTGVTTQAPLAAAQPLITDVQHDALGRVLGWTAGTRNVTRGYHALGLVTGVHDLRPGGLNLTLDYLNGEVDTISSGLVPGFMFHDSAARLVATSWLGLPAVLHQYSYDGTGNRLTWDTGALQKRRYVYAEDSHRLLIGDNVPREYDANGNTTRIGERGFVYDASGRMSQATVNGVVEMNYAYNPFGQQVAKYIAGQTTVALHDEAGHWLGDYDGAGQPIRQVAWLDDLPIAAIDGNAIRDIQTDHLGTPRVVIDRATDKAIWTWSIVGDAFGSDAPNEDPDGDGTKYVFDMRFPGQRYDAVTKLFQNGWRDYDPLGGRYIQSDPIGLSGGISTYAYVGSNPYARVDPRGLDGMIVTFPNYMVDTGFGFKAPLGHSGVIAINDMTGDAQYFDIGRYGGKYGDVRGPSPVGKISFDAQGNPTHSSLVAVLEKVSSEFGRGYTSVMTAYSKDADALSMWAYAMERKENREKYPYTVNPFSTYPMNFCHSFAKEVFSAGMGR, encoded by the coding sequence ATGCCGATTCATCGTTCGACGCATGCGCATCGCGCTACGCTCGCCGTCGCGATTTCGTTCGCTCTTGTCGCCGGCACCGCGCAAGCACAGGAGACGCCGGAGCCCTTTCCCGCCTATCGCGACGGCCACCTCGTGCCCACGCCCGAGGGCGACGAGCACCACGATGGCACCTTGCTGGCGAGTGATGTCGCCCAGGCCGCCGATGTCTGGTGCGCGAGTCATTCAGAGTACCCGGGCTGCGTCCTCAAGACCCACGCCGAGCGCGAGATCCCCGGTGCCGACGGCAAGCACAGCGCGTACTCCAAACTCGACATCACCCTGGAACTGACCGACACGCAAGGCCGGGTGAGCGAGCGGGTGATCGACGGCGGGATCGGCCTGGTTCGTTCGTGCCCCACCGATGCCATCCTCGTCACCGATGCCGGCGGCTACCTGGACAATCGCGAGCGCGTCACCGCACAACGCGCGGTGGCCTGCGCCTCCCCCGACGCCCTGCCCAAGAGCGCCTCACTCGGCGTGCCCGAGGAAAGCGGCGCCAACCAGTGCCCGATCGGCAACAGCCCCATGGTGGGCAACCCGCTCAATCCGTTGACGATGAGCAAGATCGAACAGGTGGTGGATTATGTAGGCCCGACCGCGTCGGGGCTCACCTTTGGCCGCACGTACCACAGCGGAGCCTTTCCCCTGGGGGGCGTGGATCCGAAGACGGGAGCGCGGTATCCCGCCGGCGCACGCATCGGTGCCCGTTGGCGGCATACCTACGACCGCGCCTTCGTCCGCCGCCCGTACTACGACGGGGCGGGGCGGGTCTACGGCACGGCGCTGCACCTGCTCCGCGAGGACGGGGGCGAGACCCGCTTCGTCAAGCAAGGCGACACCTTCGTCCCGGCCGAGGGCGAGCGCGGCAGCCTGCGCGAGCATCCCGAGGGCGGCTGGATGTACACCTGGGCCGACCTGACCGTCGAGCGCTTCGACGACCAGGGCCGCTTGCGTTCGCGTACCGATGCCAACGGCAATACCCTCACCCTGCATTATGACGAGATCACCGTCGGCATCGGCGTGCGGGTGACCGTGCTGGTGCGGGTCAGCGACCGCCAGGGCCGTGAATTGCGCCTGGGCTACGACCGCCTGGGCCGGGTGGAAACCGTCGATACCCCCGACGGCCGGCTCAACTACAGCTACAGCGGCGACCTGCTCGAAGGGCTGGATGCGGACCTGGTCAAGGTCGGCTACCCCGACGGCCACGCGGTGGCTTACCTCTACGATGAGCCTGGCCTGGGCGGCACGCCCAACCACAAGCTCACCGGCATCGTCGGTCAGGACGGCAAGCGCTTCGCGACCTTCCGGTACGATGCCTACCACCGTGCCGTCGGGTCGGCTCACGGCGAGGATACCGAGCGCACCGACCTGCGCGTGTGGGACGACACGCAGATCGACATCGAGCGCCCCGGCCGGGACGGGGAGCACTGGTCGCCAACCTATGCGAACGGCGTGATTCGTCTGGGCCAGCGCGAGGAAGACCGCCGCGGTCATTCGGTCACCCGCGACTTCGCCTACCTGGGCAACCTGGTCACCCGGCAGACCGATTACCTGGGCGTACCCACCACCTACCGTTACGACCGAACGCGTCAGCTGGAGGTCGAGCGCACGGAGGCCGAAGGCACGCCGGTGGCGCGCACGGTCACCACCACCTGGCACCCCATCTTCGACAAACCCACGCGCATCGACCGCGGTGCGACCTGGACCACCTTCGACTACGACGCCCGGGGTAACCTCGTTGAACAACGCGACGGCGGCCGCGCCGATGCGGGCGACGACACGACCGCGCCCTGGCCGGAGGAACGCATCACCCGCTACACCCACGATGCCGCCGGTCGGCTTCTCACCGTCGATGGCCCCCAGCCCGGCGCGGACGACACCACCCGGTATAGCTACCGCCTCGCCGATGCCCCGGGCTGCGCCAGCGGTGGCGCCTGCGACTGGCGCCAGGGCGACCTGCACACCGTCACCCATCCCCTCGGCCACGTCCACACCGTGCTCGCCTACGATGCCGCCGGTCGTGTGCGCACCAGCACCGATGCCAACGGCGTGCGCACCGAGCGCACCTACGATGCGATGGGCCGTCCCCTCACCGTGACCCTGCGCGCTCGCCGCGACGGCACGCCGTCCGCGACGGACATCGTCACCCGCGCGACCTACACCGCGCACGGCGACCTGGATACGCTGACCGATCCGGACGGGGCCACCCTCACGCATCGTTACAATGCCGCCCGCCGTCTGATCGAACAGGTCGATGCACTCGGCCGCACGCGCCGGATCGAACGCGACGCACAAGGCCTGATCGACAACGATCGCTTCAACCGCGCCGATGGCACCGAGGATCTGCATCGGGCATTCCGCTACGACAATGACGGCGTCGTGGAGCGGGTCATGTACAACGGCTCGATCATCGACTACGAAGTCGATGCCAACGGCCGCCTTCTGCAGCGCTTCGGCTGGTTCCGAAGTCCCGCCCTCACCCGCGACGCCCGCGGCCGGGTCGCGCGGCTCACCGAAGGCCGTGGCGACGAAGCCGCCGAGACGACCCTGACCTACGACGGCACCGACCAGGTCAAAACCGTCGTCGACCCCAAGGGCCTGGCCACCGCTTACCTGCGCAACGGCCTGGGCGACCTGCTCTGGCGGCGCAGCCCCGACACCGGCGACACCATCTTCGAACCCGATGCCGCCGGCCAGCCCGTGCGCGAGACGCCGGCCGACGCCCGCACCCTTGAGCGGGCTTACGACGCTGCCGGACGCCTCACCGCGGTGACCTACAGCGACACCGCCAAGACCACGTTCGTCTACGACCAGCCCGAACTGGCCTGCGCCCCCGACGCCACCTTCGCGGTGGGTCGCCTGAGCACCGTCACCGATCGCGACGGGCGTACCAGCTTCTGCTACGACTTCGCTGGAAGGGTCGTACAGAAAATCCAGGTCACGCGCGGGGTTCGTCTGGAATTGCGCTACGCCTATACCCCTGCCGGCCGCCTGGCCGCCATGACGTATCCGGATGGCCGCACGGTCACCTACACGCGAGACGCTGCGGGTCAGGTCACGGGCGTGACCACGCAAGCCCCCCTGGCCGCCGCGCAGCCGCTCATCACCGATGTGCAGCACGACGCCCTCGGCCGCGTCCTCGGCTGGACCGCCGGTACCCGCAACGTCACCCGCGGTTACCACGCGCTGGGCCTGGTCACCGGCGTGCACGACCTGCGCCCCGGCGGGCTCAACCTCACCCTCGACTACCTTAACGGCGAGGTCGATACGATCAGCAGTGGGTTGGTCCCCGGTTTCATGTTCCACGACAGTGCCGCCCGTCTCGTCGCGACCAGCTGGCTGGGCCTGCCCGCCGTACTGCACCAGTACAGCTACGACGGCACCGGCAACCGGCTCACCTGGGACACCGGCGCGTTACAGAAGCGTCGCTACGTCTACGCCGAGGACAGCCACCGGTTGCTGATCGGCGACAACGTCCCGCGCGAGTACGATGCCAACGGCAACACCACCCGCATCGGCGAGCGCGGCTTCGTCTACGACGCCAGCGGCCGGATGAGCCAGGCCACCGTCAACGGCGTGGTCGAGATGAACTACGCGTACAACCCGTTCGGGCAACAGGTGGCGAAATACATCGCCGGACAGACCACCGTCGCCCTGCACGACGAGGCCGGCCATTGGCTCGGCGACTACGACGGTGCCGGCCAGCCGATCCGTCAGGTCGCCTGGCTCGACGATCTGCCGATTGCCGCCATCGACGGCAATGCCATCCGCGACATCCAGACCGACCACCTGGGCACGCCGCGCGTGGTCATCGACCGGGCGACGGACAAAGCCATCTGGACCTGGTCGATCGTCGGCGATGCGTTTGGTAGCGATGCGCCCAATGAAGATCCCGATGGCGACGGCACGAAGTACGTCTTCGACATGCGCTTCCCAGGACAGCGCTACGACGCGGTGACCAAGCTCTTCCAGAACGGCTGGCGCGATTACGATCCGCTGGGTGGGCGGTATATCCAGAGCGATCCGATCGGGCTCAGCGGAGGCATTTCGACCTATGCCTATGTGGGGAGCAATCCGTATGCGCGGGTTGATCCCCGAGGACTGGATGGCATGATCGTCACGTTCCCCAACTACATGGTCGACACGGGATTTGGCTTCAAGGCGCCGTTGGGTCATTCTGGCGTCATCGCCATCAATGATATGACCGGGGACGCACAGTACTTCGATATAGGCCGCTACGGCGGCAAGTACGGCGATGTGCGTGGACCATCTCCTGTCGGAAAAATCTCGTTCGATGCACAAGGGAATCCTACGCACTCCTCGCTTGTGGCAGTACTGGAAAAAGTATCTAGCGAGTTTGGACGAGGATACACATCGGTAATGACGGCATATAGCAAGGATGCTGATGCTCTTTCGATGTGGGCCTATGCCATGGAAAGAAAGGAGAATAGAGAAAAGTACCCATACACCGTTAATCCGTTCAGCACATACCCAATGAACTTCTGCCACAGCTTTGCAAAGGAAGTTTTCTCGGCGGGAATGGGGAGGTGA
- a CDS encoding DegT/DnrJ/EryC1/StrS family aminotransferase yields MVTAAPPAVPFLDLRQVNAAHADELKAAAARVIDAGRYVLGEELSAFEEEFAAWCGVRHAIGVGNGLDAMALILRAYIELGVLQEGDEVIVPSNTFIASFLAVSANRLVPVPVEPDDDTFNIDPVRVEAAIGPRTRAIMAVHLYGRLADMQALGGIARRYGLLLIEDAAQAHGAACRGRKAGSFGDAAGFSFYPGKNLGALGDGGAVTTDDDILAATVRALRNYGSAEKYRHARKGINSRLDELQAALLRVKLRYLDAENAARQGIATVYREAIVHPAIRTPVEGTPGGHVWHLFVVRSARRDALMAHLAGAGVRTLVHYPVPPHRQGAYPELAGLSLPLTERMHDEVLSLPMAPNLGGGQVERVIDACLSFPVP; encoded by the coding sequence ATGGTGACCGCCGCCCCGCCCGCGGTGCCGTTCCTCGACCTTCGCCAGGTCAATGCTGCGCATGCCGACGAACTGAAGGCGGCCGCGGCCCGGGTCATCGATGCCGGCCGATACGTACTCGGCGAGGAACTCTCGGCCTTCGAGGAGGAGTTCGCCGCATGGTGCGGTGTGCGCCACGCCATCGGCGTGGGCAACGGCCTGGATGCCATGGCGTTGATCCTGCGTGCCTACATCGAACTCGGCGTGCTGCAGGAGGGCGACGAGGTGATCGTGCCCTCGAATACCTTCATCGCGAGCTTCCTCGCCGTGAGCGCCAACCGCCTGGTGCCCGTGCCGGTGGAACCCGACGACGATACGTTCAACATCGATCCTGTCCGCGTCGAGGCGGCCATCGGGCCGCGCACGCGCGCCATCATGGCGGTGCATCTCTACGGTCGGTTGGCCGACATGCAGGCGCTGGGCGGGATCGCGCGCAGGTACGGCCTGCTGCTGATCGAGGACGCCGCGCAGGCGCATGGCGCGGCTTGCCGCGGGCGCAAGGCGGGCTCGTTCGGCGACGCGGCGGGTTTCAGCTTCTATCCCGGCAAGAACCTGGGCGCGCTGGGCGACGGGGGCGCCGTGACGACCGATGACGACATCCTGGCGGCCACCGTGCGCGCGCTGCGCAATTACGGATCGGCGGAGAAATACCGGCATGCGCGCAAGGGAATCAACTCGCGCCTCGACGAGTTGCAGGCGGCGCTGCTGCGCGTGAAGCTGCGCTACCTCGACGCGGAAAACGCGGCGCGCCAAGGCATCGCCACCGTCTATCGCGAGGCGATCGTCCATCCGGCGATTCGCACGCCCGTCGAAGGGACGCCCGGCGGGCACGTATGGCACCTGTTCGTCGTGCGCAGTGCCCGGCGCGACGCATTGATGGCGCATCTTGCCGGCGCGGGTGTGCGGACACTCGTGCACTATCCGGTCCCGCCGCACCGGCAAGGGGCGTATCCGGAACTGGCCGGCCTCTCCCTGCCGCTGACGGAACGCATGCACGACGAGGTGTTGAGCCTGCCGATGGCGCCCAACCTCGGGGGCGGTCAGGTCGAGCGGGTGATCGATGCCTGCCTTTCGTTTCCGGTGCCATGA